In Microbacterium enclense, one genomic interval encodes:
- a CDS encoding ATP-binding protein: MSTTRPDRAPVRVRLAVLLALQCTVVLVCVLATTLVAMSVQERSIRAATEERVLDVATSLVELDQVQRAVLLDTAAATADLQPLADVVAAASGVDYVVVTDARGIRLTHPNPAERGRTVSTDATAVLAGETFLGTETGTIGPSLRAKVPVRAADSATGAVIGTASVGVLESEISRSFDEAVGGMLPWVAGSIVLGVVLSGLLTAALRRRVRRLEADARELETQRRISGALRDQTHEFHTRLHVIRGLIAEGDTGEALTYIGGIAPVASGLSIDDPALRALLEGLSTEHAGLRVDPASLVPRGTVDDEVLTVVANLVRNAAEAAGAEGHVDVLVLAGDERLTIDVADDGPGVPPADVARIFDRGVSSKAAAGRGVGLDLVRRVAGARGGSVTVGRSPSGGARFTVELPRAGVRA, from the coding sequence GTGTCGACCACCCGACCCGACCGCGCGCCCGTGCGGGTGCGCCTCGCCGTCTTGCTCGCTCTGCAGTGCACCGTCGTGCTCGTGTGCGTGTTGGCGACGACACTCGTCGCGATGTCGGTGCAGGAGCGCAGCATCCGCGCCGCGACCGAGGAACGCGTCCTCGACGTCGCCACCAGCCTCGTCGAGCTCGATCAGGTGCAGCGCGCCGTCCTGCTGGACACCGCCGCGGCCACCGCGGACCTGCAGCCCCTCGCCGACGTCGTGGCGGCGGCATCCGGAGTCGACTACGTCGTGGTCACCGATGCCCGCGGCATCCGGCTGACCCACCCCAATCCGGCCGAGCGCGGACGGACGGTCTCGACGGATGCCACGGCGGTGCTGGCCGGAGAGACGTTCCTCGGCACGGAGACGGGGACGATCGGCCCGAGCCTGCGAGCGAAGGTGCCGGTGCGGGCAGCCGACAGTGCGACCGGCGCGGTCATCGGGACGGCCTCGGTCGGCGTGCTGGAGTCGGAGATCTCGCGCAGTTTCGACGAGGCGGTGGGCGGGATGCTGCCCTGGGTCGCGGGATCGATCGTGCTCGGGGTCGTGCTGAGCGGCCTGCTGACGGCGGCGCTCCGTCGCCGCGTGCGACGACTCGAGGCCGATGCGCGAGAGCTCGAGACCCAGCGGCGCATCTCCGGCGCGCTGCGGGATCAGACGCACGAGTTCCACACGCGCCTGCACGTGATCCGCGGGCTCATCGCGGAGGGCGACACCGGCGAGGCGCTCACCTACATCGGGGGGATCGCGCCCGTGGCATCCGGTCTGTCGATCGACGACCCCGCGCTGCGCGCTCTGCTGGAGGGCCTGTCGACCGAGCACGCGGGGCTGCGCGTGGACCCGGCCAGCCTCGTGCCGCGCGGCACGGTCGACGACGAGGTGCTGACCGTGGTCGCAAACCTCGTGCGCAATGCGGCAGAGGCGGCGGGGGCGGAGGGCCACGTCGACGTGCTGGTGCTGGCCGGCGACGAACGACTCACGATCGACGTCGCCGACGACGGTCCCGGCGTCCCGCCCGCCGATGTCGCCCGGATCTTCGACCGTGGCGTGAGCTCGAAAGCCGCCGCCGGGCGCGGTGTCGGCCTCGACCTCGTGCGCCGCGTCGCCGGCGCGCGCGGCGGCTCGGTCACGGTCGGCCGATCACCCTCGGGCGGAGCGCGATTTACCGTGGAGCTGCCGCGAGCGGGAGTGCGGGCGTGA
- a CDS encoding response regulator, whose protein sequence is MTPDATIRTIIVDDDPAVVRLHTAYLEALPGFRLVGTARTGAAGAALAAGTGVDLVLLDMNLPDFSGVEVLHRLRLVREWDVDVLVISSARDTLTIRQAAAAHVVGYLAKPFTREAFVRRLEEYRRGRAARPAEVPVSMGQGDIDRLVGPATAPVRTVVASDPLLPKGLAESTMHTIRAALHPVTPASARDIAAASGASRATVRRYLDVLVARGEVDISHRFGARGRPEVLYRLAAR, encoded by the coding sequence ATGACCCCGGATGCCACGATCCGCACGATCATCGTCGACGACGACCCGGCGGTCGTGCGGTTGCACACCGCGTATCTCGAGGCTCTGCCCGGGTTCCGGCTCGTCGGGACCGCGCGGACCGGTGCCGCGGGGGCGGCGCTCGCGGCGGGGACCGGCGTCGACCTCGTGCTGCTCGACATGAACCTCCCCGATTTCAGCGGGGTGGAGGTGTTGCACCGGCTGCGGCTCGTGCGGGAGTGGGACGTCGACGTGCTCGTGATCAGCTCCGCCCGCGACACCCTGACGATCCGCCAGGCTGCTGCCGCACACGTCGTGGGCTACCTCGCCAAACCCTTCACGCGCGAAGCGTTCGTGCGCCGGCTCGAGGAGTACCGACGCGGGCGCGCCGCGCGGCCCGCCGAGGTGCCCGTGAGCATGGGCCAGGGCGACATCGACCGCCTCGTCGGACCGGCGACGGCTCCGGTGCGCACGGTCGTGGCATCCGATCCCCTCCTCCCCAAGGGCCTCGCCGAGTCGACCATGCACACCATCCGGGCAGCTCTCCACCCCGTGACCCCGGCGAGCGCACGCGACATCGCCGCCGCGTCGGGTGCCTCTCGCGCGACGGTACGGCGCTACCTCGACGTCCTCGTCGCGCGCGGCGAGGTCGACATCTCGCACCGGTTCGGCGCCCGCGGCCGCCCCGAGGTGCTGTACCGCCTGGCCGCGCGCTGA
- a CDS encoding LacI family DNA-binding transcriptional regulator, translating to MTRRATIHDVAAAAGVSVATVSKAVNGRYGVSPETVGRVLDAVKALGYESSLVASSMRSRRTGVVGVLVADIEPFSAEILKGVGGALADTGYDLLAYSGSRRDGEGWERRSLSRLSGTLIDAAIIVTPTVVNVTSDVPIVAIDPHTGRADLPTVESDSFTGAQQAVHHLVQLGHRRIGFIAGRPDLRSAVARASGYREALSAAGIPFDPALVGVGRYEHDVAREAAHAMLSLPDPPTAVFAANDLSALSIVEVAAERGLRVPDDLSVVGFDDVPEAARAQPGLTTVRQPMKRLGAEAVRIVLALLAGEDLPETHVLLPTRLVARGTAAPPPTR from the coding sequence ATGACCCGCCGCGCCACCATCCACGACGTCGCCGCGGCGGCCGGTGTTTCCGTCGCCACGGTGTCCAAAGCCGTGAACGGTCGCTACGGGGTGTCGCCCGAGACCGTCGGCCGTGTCTTGGACGCCGTGAAGGCTCTCGGCTACGAGTCGAGCCTCGTCGCGAGCAGTATGCGGTCGCGTCGGACAGGCGTGGTGGGCGTGCTCGTGGCCGACATCGAGCCGTTCTCGGCCGAGATCCTGAAGGGTGTCGGGGGAGCGCTCGCCGACACCGGATACGACCTGCTCGCCTACAGCGGCTCGCGCCGCGACGGGGAGGGCTGGGAACGGCGCTCGCTCAGCCGGCTGAGCGGCACCCTCATCGACGCCGCGATCATCGTGACCCCGACCGTCGTCAACGTCACGAGTGACGTCCCCATCGTGGCGATCGACCCGCACACCGGCCGCGCCGACCTGCCCACGGTCGAGTCCGACAGCTTCACGGGTGCGCAGCAGGCCGTGCATCATCTGGTCCAGCTCGGGCACCGCCGCATCGGTTTCATCGCGGGCCGCCCCGACCTGCGTTCCGCGGTGGCGCGCGCCTCCGGCTACCGTGAGGCCCTGTCGGCGGCCGGCATCCCGTTCGACCCTGCGCTCGTGGGAGTGGGGCGCTACGAGCACGACGTGGCCCGCGAGGCCGCGCACGCGATGCTCTCGCTGCCCGACCCGCCGACCGCGGTGTTCGCGGCGAACGACCTCTCCGCCCTGTCGATCGTCGAAGTGGCCGCCGAGCGGGGACTCCGCGTGCCCGACGACCTCTCGGTGGTGGGCTTCGACGATGTTCCCGAGGCCGCGCGCGCCCAGCCGGGGCTGACGACCGTGCGCCAGCCGATGAAGCGCCTGGGGGCCGAGGCGGTGCGGATCGTCCTCGCGCTCCTCGCCGGGGAGGACCTCCCCGAGACGCACGTCCTGTTGCCGACGCGCCTCGTCGCGCGCGGCACGGCCGCGCCGCCTCCCACGCGCTGA